In Carya illinoinensis cultivar Pawnee chromosome 9, C.illinoinensisPawnee_v1, whole genome shotgun sequence, the following are encoded in one genomic region:
- the LOC122275411 gene encoding uncharacterized protein LOC122275411, which translates to MASRKIYHAKPNYIYPTSEIITSDNPTILLASDVEFEETDIGNNSNHVNTVPLMETKRAMPISRQPKKTIRKNDNMGDKITPAASTSLPVSIPDWSKILKGDFKEHRKKDSDEDHVDVEDEHHEAGNMIPPHEYLARTRGASFSVHEGIGRTLKGSDLRRVRNAILKKVGFED; encoded by the coding sequence ATGGCATCAAGGAAAATCTACCATGCAAAACCCAATTACATCTATCCAACCTCGGAGATCATAACCAGTGACAACCCAACCATATTATTGGCTTCTGATGTCGAGTTTGAAGAAACTGATATCGGGAATAATTCCAATCATGTTAATACAGTACCATTAATGGAAACCAAAAGAGCAATGCCAATCTCTCGGCAGCCAAAGAAAACGATCAGGAAGAACGACAACATGGGAGACAAGATCACTCCAGCAGCATCGACATCATTGCCGGTAAGCATACCAGACTGGTCGAAGATTCTTAAAGGTGACTTTAAAGAGCATCGAAAGAAAGACAGTGATGAAGATCATGTTGATGTTGAAGATGAACATCATGAAGCTGGTAACATGATTCCTCCTCACGAATATTTAGCGAGGACTCGAGGCGCTTCTTTCTCTGTTCATGAAGGGATAGGGAGGACCTTGAAAGGGAGTGACTTGCGGAGGGTGAGGAATGCAATCTTGAAGAAGGTTGGTTTTGAGGATTAG